A region of Plasmodium falciparum 3D7 genome assembly, chromosome: 12 DNA encodes the following proteins:
- a CDS encoding T-complex protein 1 subunit gamma, whose amino-acid sequence MLKNPGTVLVFKPNTKREEGRKTQLSNIQASRAVSDIVKTTLGPMAMLKMMLDPLGGIVITNDGNCILREVDVAHPAAKSLIELSRSQDEEVGDGTTSVVILSGELLSVAETFLRQNIHPTIIVNCYMNALDSSLKFLEEISIDIDVNSESDLLKAIDSCLSTKFVNRYNKIVSKLALEATRCVKMDNLMGRKEIDIKRYAKVEKIPGGDITDSYVLKGVMINKDITHPKMRRYIKNPRILLLDCTLEYKKAESQTNVEILDEKTWNELLLQEEIEVKKMCEYIIDSKCDIVITEKGVSDLAQHFLVKKNISVIRRVRKTDLNRLERISGATIVNRCEEIVEGDIGTKCGLFEIKKIGDDYYSFFVECKDPHACTILLRGSTKDVLNEIERNLHDGMNVAKNILMEGKLLYGGGCTEIRVGQYLIKEAAKFNDSRKSITEAVASALEIIPKILAQNSGVNVVKTMNELRIKHEQEGGQEFGIDGITGDIIKVTTKNIWDLLSVKKQIYKSAIEAASMILRIDDVVSGVGKDEKVQKTIKNEF is encoded by the exons ATGTTAAAAAATCCAGGTACAGTGTTGGTTTTTAAGCCTAATACAAAAAGGGAGGAAGGAAGAAAAACACAGTTATCAAATATACag gcgAGCCGAGCCGTGAGCGATATCGTTAAAACGACCTTGGGTCCTATGGCAATGTTGAAAATGATGTTGGATCCTCTTGGAGGTATTGTAATTACAAATGATGGGAATTGTATATTAAGAGAAGTAGATGTTGCTCATCCAGCTGCTAAATCTTTGATTGAATTAAGCAGATCACAAGATGAAGAAGTTGGTGACGGTACAACATCTGTTGTTATTTTATCAGGGGAGTTATTAAGTGTTGCTGAAACGTTTTTGAGGCAGAATATTCACCCTACGATAATTGTAAATTGTTATATGAACGCTTTGGATAGttctttaaaatttttagaaGAGATATCAATAGATATAGATGTTAATAGTGAATCTGATTTATTGAAAGCTATTGATTCATGTTTAAGTACAAAATTTGTAAATAGATATAACAAGATAGTTAGTAAGCTAGCTTTAGAAGCGACACGTTGTGTAAAAATGGATAATTTAATgggaagaaaagaaattgaTATAAAGAGATATGCAAAGGTTGAAAAAATTCCTGGAGGAGATATTACGGATAGTTATGTTCTAAAAGGTGTTATGATAAATAAGGACATTACCCATCCTAAGATGAGACGTTATATTAAGAATCCtcgaatattattattagattGTACTTTAGAATATAAGAAAGCAGAAAGTCAAACTAATGTAGAGATATTAGATGAGAAGACATGGAacgaattattattacaagaaGAAATAgaagtaaaaaaaatgtgtgaatatataatagataGTAAATGTGATATAGTAATTACAGAGAAGGGTGTTTCTGATTTAGCTCAACATTTTCttgtaaagaaaaatattagtGTTATAAGAAGAGTTCGAAAAACTGATTTGAATAGATTAGAAAGAATAAGTGGTGCAACAATCGTAAATAGATGTGAAGAAATTGTTGAAGGTGATATAGGTACAAAATGTGGTTTgtttgaaataaaaaagataggtgatgattattattctttttttgtgGAATGTAAAGATCCACATGCATGtacaatattattaagaGGATCTACTAAAGATGTGTTGAATGAAATTGAAAGAAATTTACATGATGGTATGAATGTAGcaaaaaatattcttatggaaggaaaattattatatggtgGTGGATGTACAGAAATAAGAGTTGgtcaatatttaataaaagaagCAGCCAAATTTAATGATTCAAGAAAAAGTATAACAGAAGCTGTTGCAAGTGCTCTAGAAATCATACCCAAAATATTAGCTCAAAATAGTGGTGTTAATGTTGTTAAAACTATGAATGAATTAAGAATCAAACATGAACAAGAAGGTGGTCAAGAATTTGGTATTGATGGTATTACAGGAGATATTATTAAGGTCACAACCAAAAATATATGGGATCTACTCTCTgttaaaaaacaaatttataaaaGTGCTATAGAAGCAGCATCTATGATCTTAAGAATTGATGATGTTGTTAGTGGTGTTggaaaagatgaaaaagtTCAAAAAACAATCAAAAatgaattttaa
- a CDS encoding multidrug resistance-associated protein 2 — MMRRRSVYNFDQGKHGYLMNHISWLNFVSFNWITQLLRCLKNDDFVLPCIEETSSIEHYSTNLNRNVRNIQLRKYNKYNKYKNYCCSKYNDGNKSCSCSTKNHTNKFHKRKKEDHFLKSSGITYAVLKTFKYYLSLISFFHIIHTIFLIFVAVCIEKYVLLIKGGSNVVTLPFGFKNSKVLFGFIVISVIFISQFFDALLCYYDFRLRVNMEVTVMYFLYKITLGNFNNQLINRNDIYDDHSEEGKGQHKNQCQYDENDQNDQNEQSDLRDIRHMHDKHVKHNDEESKDSTNSTTYIKNNNNQMSHINDLSITNNMSDVHILSSIKNQDQNNSNNVSSMDSNTNYMSKTTCLTCTGSEFNKEEKDEKKELLEEAKKKDKEVFDISIYNIMFIDTPFLIYFITALIELANMIIKFIMSFYMFYYKMGSAAVLNGALLIIIMYGLMFAFEFSSSLFKLKYLKYRDTRISNMHHILKEFKLMKIFNWESIAFDYVNMFRIKEMKICKIRTYLSSLSNYVNNISVNIVEVAIFFFYIRSELKSNKTVSFSSLITPLFVYKSLISGVSNFPNIINNLIEGAINIKRINKYINYYLFNNDMNDYFKNSLNGMKSNTCNFQNGNTNNVNGYVDDYVDDYVDDYVDDYVNDYVNDYVDDYMDHMMEYNININSKNGCSSKSRKNNKSFSKDHFSNHEQGTMQSFYKFLDTHKNKTKQKSDCKKKCSNNQLSKSNNNNVVGESNNSLFQDRKGWYPKNKHFKDNIVINMKNCYFSSKNNDDYILKNINLTLKNNSVVIILGNVGSGKTIFFYSLLGQFKLSCGSFYLKNYIYKYMPILYVPQFNWISLGTIRSMILFGNKYDESIYYDVIVKSELFHDIISFKKKDMRYISDEHSLSKGQKARICLARALYHHYIHMKHMNLYYQKNELINEKMKKISLKRDDNHTAQRSNDNTPNNNNTDNNNTSDNNNTSNNNNTSDNNNTSDNNNTSDNNNTSNNNNTDNNNTSNNKNSCSKNLTEERNISYLYLFDDLFTSLDPCISKDIFYNLFCDKEKIQHFKKNSSFILSISEIILNSFISSNCILNNMQYDVLIYKLENSTLHYEGNLVDYIKKNNIVVKEDIVQTNKQCEKKSLTNEQVKSMLSLNEDWNYMHRVKKKSITQKETTKNYDNNNDNNNDNNNDNNNDNNNDNNNDNNNDNNNDNNNNNNNNNVNVSKEILSCEIKTQDHYNNIHCSKTNFEKHNNSIYSKKENETRKIHSGDIKYHKFMVLKQFKTIYSFKTIYSFNTEETNDDEYNKTYYRKYTKVIQNYDNHCLEGKKKSFRNYKSINSYNEILIKENMKVWEDDTYYGNDYIDEYEKIKKNVLSKLKYNYYISCDYNNSDHFDFNEELKFKGNIKLETFWWYLKKIGRPLIIVIIIFMLLSIFTDEIKNLILFLASTILKSGDKKDEEILNQQLVYLNYFILLPSISLLTTLISFMLIAHGIVKSAIKVHTEVLLSILYAPIHAFYSNNLGNIINKFITDVNILDNGIIKRIYKSFYTLFRFLFTLFLLIYMVKYTIVIFPFIMLIIYFFVFNKYSKGCKEAQRGFLASHAPLCTIYSNTIIGKDVINLYKKNNYFLTLYKQKIFDFRNYTIFKWSITIWASLYVQLIVLALTFFYIIYPHFFFKHAKQDHEINYEKEASTIGYCITFSCSLGFVIKSLLYDYTHVEKEMCSTQRLEECSKMIKDEGYSDDNITLQNNDPTHEDNNNNNNNNNNEQDANLFKSVPGSYDPNDKENMRKYKTEIVNNTKDMYSIINKDDMLTHSINNKNNKLKKLYTSPHIDINKIKYGICFERVFVSYKKKICVDRKNNKYEYVNEKSCLKNINIYALKNQKIGIVGKSGAGKSTMILSILGLIGTTRGRITIEGQDIKTLTLDERKNMIGVLPQSSFVFFHWNIRTFIDPYKDFTDDEIVDAFKLIGINLSYDDLDKYIYKQQRQQQKKKNKNTHNLWKKKSFIDLTNSISLSDECIRYLSLVRLFLNRHKYKLILIDEIPVLNFCYNTKKLTNFFTTDIKSFDYIIRTFFQNTTVLIIAHDASTLSCCDFIYVIAKGEVVYKCSYKDVKTQTELANLLQEKQLN, encoded by the coding sequence ATGATGAGACGGAGAAGCGTTTACAATTTCGATCAAGGAAAACATGGCTATTTAATGAATCATATATCTTGGCTTAATTTTGTGAGTTTCAATTGGATTACACAACTTTTAAGATGTCTTAAGAATGATGATTTTGTATTACCTTGTATAGAAGAAACAAGTTCCATAGAACATTATAGCACGAACCTAAATAGGAATGTTCGAAATATTCaattaagaaaatataataaatataataaatataagaattattgttgtagtaaatataatgatggtAATAAAAGTTGTAGTTGCTCTACAAAGAATCATACAAATAAATttcataaaagaaaaaaggaagatcattttttaaaaagtagtGGTATTACATATGCAGTTTTGaaaacatttaaatattatttaagttTAATTAGtttctttcatattatacataCCATATTTCTAATATTTGTTGCTGTGTGTATTGAGAAATATGTCTTGTTAATCAAAGGCGGTTCAAATGTTGTAACTCTACCATTTGGATTCAAAAATTCTAAAGTGTTGTTCGGATTTATAGTCATTTCAGTAATATTCATTAGTCAGTTTTTTGATGCCCTCCTTTGCTATTATGATTTTAGATTAAGAGTAAATATGGAGGTCACcgttatgtattttttatacaaaataacGTTAGGCAATTTCAACAATCAGTTGATTAATAGAAacgatatatatgatgaccATAGTGAAGAGGGAAAGGGCCAACATAAAAATCAATGTcaatatgatgaaaatgatcaGAATGATCAGAATGAGCAAAGCGATTTACGTGATATACGACATATGCATGATAAACATGTCAAACATAATGATGAAGAAAGCAAAGATTCAACCAACAGTACGAcatatatcaaaaataataacaatcaAATGAGCCACATAAACGATTTGTCaattacaaataatatgtccgatgtacatattttatcGAGCATAAAAAACCAAGATCAGAATAACAGTAATAATGTTTCGAGCATGGATAGCAACACCAATTACATGAGCAAAACGACATGTTTAACGTGTACAGGCTCCGAatttaataaagaagaaaaagatgaGAAAAAAGAACTTTTAGAAGAAGCGAAAAAGAAAGATAAAGAAGTATTCGAtattagtatatataatataatgtttatAGATACaccatttttaatttattttataacagCATTAATAGAATTAgcaaatatgataataaaatttataatgtcattttatatgttttattataaaatgggTAGTGCAGCTGTATTAAACGGTGCTttgttaattataataatgtatggATTAATGTTTGCTTTTGAATTTTCATCCAGTTTATTTAAattgaaatatttaaaatatcgTGATACAAGAATAAGTAATATgcatcatatattaaaagaattcaaattaatgaaaatatttaattggGAATCTATAGCTTTtgattatgtaaatatgtttcgaataaaagaaatgaaaatatgtaaaatcaGAACCTATTTAAGTTCTTTAAGTaattatgttaataatatatctgtAAATATTGTAGAAGTTgctattttctttttttacataaGAAGTGAATTAAAGAGTAATAAAACCGTCAGCTTCAGTTCTTTAATCACACCCctttttgtttataaatCTTTAATTTCTGGTGTATCTAATTTtccaaatataattaataatttaatagaaggtgctataaatattaagcgtattaataaatatataaactatTATTTGTTTAACAATGATATGAATGATTATTTTAAGAATTCATTGAACGGTATGAAAAGTAATACGTGTAACTTTCAAAATGGTAACACCAACAATGTGAATGGTTATGTGGATGATTATGTGGATGATTATGTGGATGATTATGTGGATGATTATGTGAATGATTATGTGAATGATTATGTGGATGATTATATGGATCATATGATGgagtataatataaatatcaatAGTAAAAATGGTTGTTCCTCCAAATCAAGAAAGAACAACAAATCATTTTCAAAAGATCATTTTTCAAATCATGAACAAGGGACGATGCAAAGTTTTTACAAATTTTTGGATACacacaaaaataaaacaaaacaaaaaagcgattgtaaaaaaaaatgtagtaATAATCAATTATCCAAgagtaacaataataatgttgtAGGTGAAAGTAATAATTCACTATTTCAAGACAGAAAAGGGTGGTAtccaaaaaataaacattttaaagataatatagtgataaatatgaagaattgttatttttcatcgaaaaataatgatgattatatattaaaaaatataaacttaacattaaaaaataatagtgTAGTTATTATACTTGGGAATGTGGGTTCAGGAAAAACCATTTTCTTCTATTCATTATTAGGTcaatttaaattatcatgtggtagtttttatttaaaaaattatatatataagtatatgcctattttatatgtaccaCAATTTAATTGGATATCCTTAGGTACTATCAGATCTATGATATTGTTCGGAAATAAGTATGATGAATCTATTTATTATGATGTCATCGTAAAAAGTGAATTATTTCATGATATAATATCCTTTAAGAAAAAGGACATGAGATATATAAGTGATGAACATAGTTTGAGTAAAGGACAAAAAGCTAGGATATGTTTAGCTAGAGCAttgtatcatcattatatacatatgaaacatatgaatttatattatcagaaaaatgaattaataaatgaaaaaatgaagaaaatatctTTAAAAAGAGATGATAATCATACTGCACAGAGGTCTAATGATAACACgccaaataataataacacagataataataacacgtcagataataataacacgtcaaataataataacacatcagataataataacacatcagataataataacacatcagataataataacacgtcaaataataataacacagataataataacacatcaaataataaaaatagttGTAGTAAAAACCTTACAGAAGAAAGGAATATATCTTATCTTTATCTTTTTGATGATTTGTTCACCTCTCTAGATCCTTGTATATCCAAAGatatcttttataatttattttgtgataaagaaaagatacaacattttaaaaaaaacagttcatttattttatccatAAGcgaaattatattaaatagttTTATTTCAAGTAATTGTATTCTTAACAACATGCAATATGAtgtgttaatatataaattagaaAACAGTACATTACATTATGAGGGCAATTTAGtagattatataaaaaaaaataatatagtaGTAAAAGAAGATATCGTTCAAACGAATAAAcaatgtgaaaaaaaaagtttaacAAATGAACAAGTCAAATCTATGTTAAGTCTTAATGAAGATTGGAACTATATGCACcgtgtaaaaaaaaaaagcatcaCCCAAAAAGAAACTAccaaaaattatgataataataatgataacaataatgataataataatgataacaataatgataacaataatgataacaataatgataacaataatgataacaataatgataacaataataataataacaataataatgttaatgtTAGTAAGGAAATACTCTCATGTGAAATAAAAACTCAagatcattataataatattcattgtAGTAAAACCAATTTTGAGaaacataataatagtatttaTAGTAAGAAAGAAAATGAGACCAGAAAAATACACAGCGGAGATATAAAATACCACAAATTTATGGTTCTTAAACAATTTAAAACAATCTATTCCTTTAAAACCATTTACTCGTTCAATACAGAAGAAACtaatgatgatgaatatAACAAAACTTATTATAGGAAATATACTAAAGTGATCCAGAATTATGATAATCATTGTTTagaaggaaaaaagaaaagttttagaaattataaaagcattaatagttataatgaaatattaattaaagaGAATATGAAAGTTTGGGAAGATGATACATATTATGGAAATGATTATATAgatgaatatgaaaaaataaaaaagaatgttttatctaaattaaaatataattattatatatcttgtgattataataacagtgatcattttgattttaatgaagaattaaaatttaaagGAAATATCAAGTTAGAAACATTTTGGtggtatttaaaaaaaattggaaGACCTctaattattgttattattatatttatgttactTTCTATATTTACAGATGAAatcaaaaatttaatattatttttagcTAGTACTATATTAAAGAGTGGTGATAAGAAAGATGAAGAAATTTTGAATCAACAATtagtttatttaaattattttattttattaccatcaatatctttattaacaacattaatttcttttatgtTAATAGCACATGGTATTGTTAAATCGGCTATTAAAGTACATACAGAAGTATTGCTTAGTATATTATATGCCCCTATACATGCAttttatagtaataatttaggaaatataattaataaatttataacagatgttaatatattagataatggaattattaaaagaatttataAATCTTTTTATACACTCTTTCGCTTTTTATTTACActctttttattaatatatatggttAAATATACTATTGTTATATTTCCATTTATtatgttaattatatatttttttgtatttaataaatattcgaAAGGATGTAAAGAAGCACAAAGAGGATTTTTAGCATCACATGCACCCTTATGTACAATATATAGTAATACTATTATAGGAAAGGATGTTatcaatttatataaaaaaaataattatttcttaacattatataaacaaaaaatatttgatttTAGAAATTATACTATATTTAAGTGGTCAATAACTATATGGGCATCTTTATACGTACAATTAATTGTTCTGGCGCTAACcttcttttatatcatatatccacatttcttttttaaacaCGCAAAACAAGACCATGAAATCAACTATGAAAAAGAAGCTAGTACGATAGGTTATTGTATTACCTTTTCATGTAGCCTTGGTTTTGTTATAAAAAGCTTATTGTATGACTACACCCATGTAGAAAAGGAAATGTGTAGTACACAAAGATTAGAAGAATGCTCCAAGATGATTAAAGACGAAGGTTATtctgatgataatataactTTGCAAAATAATGACCCTACCCacgaagataataataataataataataataataataatgagcaGGATgcaaatttatttaaatctgTTCCTGGTTCGTATGATCCgaatgataaagaaaatatgagaaaatacaaaacagaaattgttaataatacaaaagatATGTATTCTATTATAAATAAGGATGATATGTTAACACATTcaattaataataagaataataaattaaaaaaattatataccaGTCCTCATAtagatattaataaaataaagtatgGTATCTGTTTCGAAAGAGTATTTGTTAgctataaaaagaaaatttgtgttgatagaaaaaataataaatatgaatatgtaaatgaaaaatcatgcttaaaaaatatcaatatatatgcTTTAAAAAATCAGAAAATTGGTATCGTAGGAAAATCAGGAGCAGGAAAAAGTACTATGATACTATCTATTCTAGGTTTAATAGGTACTACTAGAGGAAGAATTACTATTGAAGGACAAGATATAAAAACCTTAACGTTagatgaaagaaaaaatatgattgGTGTATTACCACAATCatcttttgtattttttcattGGAATATTAGAACATTTATAGATCCATATAAAGATTTTACTGATGATGAAATTGTTGATGCTTTCAAATTAATAGGAATTAATTTAAGTTATGATGAtttagataaatatatttataaacaaCAACgacaacaacaaaaaaaaaaaaataaaaatacacataatttatggaaaaaaaaaagttttattGATTTAACGAACTCTATATCTTTATCAGATGAATGTATTAGATATTTATCATTAGTAcgtctttttttaaatagacataaatataaactcATTTTAATCGATGAAATACCTGTACTTAATTTCTGTTATAATACCAAAAAATTAACCAACTTCTTTACAACAGATATTAAATCTTTtgattatattattagaacATTCTTTCAAAATACTACAGTCCTCATTATTGCTCATGATGCAAGTACACTCTCATGTTGTGATTTTATTTACGTTATCGCAAAGGGAGAAGTTGTATACAAATGTAGTTATAAAGATGTTAAAACACAAACCGAATTAGCTAACTTGCTTCAAGAAAAACAATTAAATTGA
- a CDS encoding macrophage migration inhibitory factor: MPCCEVITNVNLPDDNVQSTLSQIENAISDVMGKPLGYIMSNYDYQKNLRFGGSNEAYCFVRITSIGGINRSNNSALADQITKLLVSNLNVKSRRIYVEFRDCSAQNFAFSGSLFG, from the exons atgccTTGCTGTGAAGTAATAACAAACGTAAACCTCCCTGATGATAATGTACAAAGTACTTTATCTCAAATAGAAAATg CAATTTCTGATGTTATGGGTAAACCACTTGGTTATATTATGAGTAATTATGATTATCAAAAAAACTTAAGATTTGGAGGTAGCAACGAAGCTTATTGTTTTGTAAGAATAACAAGTATTGGAGGAATTAATAGGTCAAATAATTCTGCTCTTGCTGATCAAATAACGAAACTCCTTGTAAGCAACTTGAATGTAAAATCTAGACGTATCTATGTAGAATTTAGAGACTGTTCTGCTCAAAACTTTGCCTTCAGTGGTTCTCTTTTCGGCTAG